From a single Sinomonas atrocyanea genomic region:
- a CDS encoding FAD-dependent oxidoreductase, giving the protein MTAIPTDHPVAVIGAGPVGLAAAAHLLERGLEPLVLEAGPAVGSAMREWGHVRVFSTWRYNLDPASVRLLERHGWEAPRPTALPYGAQIVEDYLEPLAATPELAGRIRTGHRVLAVARQDRDKGSSLGRDQAPFLLRVQRPDGTVAEVLARAVVDASGTWEHRAPLGSSGLPALGEEEATAAGLVTAPLADVAAGGFAGRRTLVVGGGHSAANSVLALAQLARTHPGTQVVWAIRAATPAHAYGGGNADELPARGQLGTRLQSMVGSGAVELLTGFRTARLEVIDGRLRVHAADGRALEVDRLIPATGFRPDLTILSEIRLDLDTAVDAPRRLGPLIDPDFHSCGTVEPHGAEVLAHPENDFYIVGMKSYGRAPTFLMATGYEQVRSIAAALAGDDAAAAAVELELPATGVCSGVGSDGTADEAALAGSCCGAPAPAPVSIGFPTGLRHGRSAEGARL; this is encoded by the coding sequence ATGACCGCGATCCCCACCGACCACCCCGTCGCCGTCATCGGGGCCGGGCCCGTCGGCCTGGCCGCCGCGGCACACCTTCTCGAACGCGGCCTCGAGCCGCTCGTCCTCGAGGCCGGCCCCGCCGTCGGATCGGCCATGCGCGAGTGGGGCCACGTGCGGGTCTTCTCCACCTGGCGCTACAACCTCGACCCCGCCTCGGTGCGCCTGCTCGAGCGGCACGGCTGGGAGGCGCCCCGGCCCACGGCGCTCCCCTACGGTGCCCAGATCGTCGAGGACTACCTCGAGCCCCTCGCCGCCACGCCTGAGCTCGCCGGCCGCATCCGCACCGGCCACCGCGTCCTCGCGGTCGCGCGGCAGGACCGGGACAAGGGGAGCAGCCTCGGCCGTGACCAGGCGCCCTTCCTCCTGCGCGTCCAGCGTCCGGACGGGACGGTGGCCGAGGTCCTTGCCCGGGCCGTCGTCGACGCCTCCGGCACGTGGGAGCACCGCGCGCCGCTCGGATCCTCCGGCCTCCCGGCGCTCGGCGAGGAGGAGGCGACCGCGGCGGGGCTCGTCACGGCGCCGTTGGCCGACGTCGCCGCGGGGGGCTTCGCCGGGCGCCGGACCCTCGTGGTGGGCGGCGGCCATTCGGCCGCCAACAGCGTCCTCGCGCTCGCCCAGCTCGCGCGGACGCACCCCGGGACGCAAGTCGTGTGGGCCATCCGCGCTGCGACCCCCGCCCATGCGTACGGCGGCGGGAACGCCGACGAGCTGCCCGCACGCGGCCAGCTCGGCACGCGACTGCAGAGCATGGTCGGCTCCGGGGCCGTCGAGCTCCTCACCGGCTTCCGCACAGCACGGCTCGAGGTCATCGACGGGCGCCTGCGGGTCCACGCCGCCGATGGGCGCGCCCTCGAGGTCGACCGGCTCATCCCCGCCACCGGGTTCCGCCCCGACCTCACGATCCTGTCCGAGATCCGCCTCGACCTCGACACGGCGGTCGACGCACCGCGGCGCCTGGGCCCGCTGATCGACCCGGACTTCCACTCGTGTGGCACGGTCGAGCCCCATGGCGCAGAGGTGCTCGCCCACCCTGAGAACGACTTCTACATCGTCGGCATGAAGTCCTATGGCAGGGCCCCCACGTTCCTCATGGCCACAGGCTACGAGCAGGTCCGCTCGATCGCCGCCGCGCTCGCGGGCGACGACGCGGCCGCCGCCGCGGTCGAGCTCGAGCTGCCGGCAACAGGGGTGTGCTCGGGCGTCGGATCTGACGGCACCGCCGACGAGGCCGCTCTCGCCGGATCATGCTGCGGCGCGCCGGCCCCTGCTCCGGTCTCGATCGGCTTCCCGACGGGCCTGCGGCACGGCCGGTCCGCTGAGGGCGCCAGGCTCTGA
- a CDS encoding HPr family phosphocarrier protein: MAERTATIGSRVGLHARPAAIFAEAAGEAGLDVTIAKVGEPADEAMDASSILSLMSLGAEYGQQVVLRAEGPGADEALAKLVTVLETDHDAE, encoded by the coding sequence ATGGCAGAACGCACCGCAACGATCGGCTCGCGCGTGGGCCTGCACGCCCGCCCGGCGGCCATCTTCGCCGAGGCCGCAGGCGAGGCCGGCCTCGACGTCACGATCGCGAAGGTCGGGGAGCCTGCTGACGAGGCCATGGACGCCTCGAGCATCCTCTCCCTGATGAGCCTGGGCGCCGAGTACGGCCAGCAGGTTGTGCTGCGTGCGGAGGGCCCGGGGGCGGACGAGGCCCTCGCCAAGCTCGTGACGGTCCTCGAGACGGACCACGACGCCGAGTAG
- the ptsP gene encoding phosphoenolpyruvate--protein phosphotransferase, translated as MEQFHGVGVTPGRVIGRVRQMPAPVAEPAAGPVSGGLDAAAEGERIRSASKAVQAALKARAASASGDAKGVLEATALMAADPMLVKGAVKLLDPSADGGSRSAERAVWESGAAVADKLKSLGGYMAERATDVLDVRARIVAELRGLPAPGIPESDEPFVLAAEDLAPADTATLDPAKVTALITSGGGPQSHTAILARALGLPAVVAAPGVEAIADGSEVYVDGAAGTVQTEPGEHERDAAAAWTTQAAALAAGFAGNNRLADGHAVPLLANVATGKDAAKAAAAGAEGVGLLRTEFCFLDRDTEPTHEEQVAAYTAVFREFAGKKVVIRTLDAGADKPLPFLTNADEPNPALGVRGYRTDWTSPGVLARQLAAIAQAAQENEAEIWVMAPMIATTDEAAHFTQLAKEAGLKTAGVMVEVPSAALTSSHILQNADFASLGTNDLTQYAMAADRMLGPLAHLNDPWQPAVLHLIKATCDGAAAASAATGTAKPVGVCGEAAADPALAAVLVGLGVTTLSMSPRALTAVNRVLATITVEEAQRLAAQALAAPTAEAARDAVRGSLPILDELGL; from the coding sequence ATGGAGCAGTTTCACGGTGTCGGCGTCACCCCGGGGCGTGTGATCGGGCGGGTGCGGCAGATGCCCGCACCGGTCGCAGAGCCCGCGGCGGGGCCCGTCTCCGGCGGGCTGGACGCTGCCGCGGAGGGCGAGCGGATCCGCTCGGCGTCCAAGGCGGTCCAGGCGGCGCTGAAGGCCCGCGCAGCGTCTGCCTCGGGGGACGCGAAGGGCGTCCTCGAGGCGACCGCCCTCATGGCGGCGGACCCGATGCTGGTCAAGGGCGCCGTGAAACTGCTCGACCCGTCCGCGGACGGCGGGTCCCGCTCGGCCGAGCGGGCGGTGTGGGAGTCCGGCGCCGCGGTCGCGGACAAGCTCAAGTCCCTCGGCGGCTACATGGCCGAGCGGGCCACCGACGTCCTCGACGTGCGCGCCCGGATCGTCGCCGAGCTGCGGGGGCTCCCGGCCCCGGGCATCCCGGAGTCGGATGAGCCTTTCGTCCTCGCCGCCGAGGACCTCGCCCCCGCGGACACCGCGACCCTCGACCCCGCCAAGGTCACCGCCCTCATCACGAGCGGCGGCGGCCCGCAGTCCCACACCGCGATCCTGGCCAGGGCCCTCGGCCTGCCGGCCGTCGTGGCGGCGCCCGGGGTCGAGGCGATCGCGGACGGCTCCGAGGTCTACGTCGACGGCGCCGCGGGCACGGTCCAGACCGAGCCCGGGGAGCACGAGCGGGACGCGGCGGCCGCTTGGACCACCCAGGCGGCCGCCCTGGCCGCCGGGTTCGCCGGAAACAATCGGCTCGCCGACGGGCACGCCGTTCCGCTGCTCGCCAACGTGGCCACCGGCAAGGACGCGGCCAAGGCCGCCGCTGCCGGCGCCGAGGGCGTGGGCCTGCTGCGCACCGAATTCTGCTTCCTCGACCGGGACACCGAGCCCACCCACGAGGAGCAGGTGGCCGCCTACACGGCGGTGTTCAGGGAGTTCGCCGGCAAGAAGGTCGTGATCCGCACCCTCGACGCCGGCGCCGACAAGCCCCTGCCGTTCCTGACCAACGCGGACGAGCCCAACCCGGCCCTCGGCGTGCGCGGGTACCGCACCGACTGGACCAGCCCGGGCGTCCTCGCCCGCCAGCTCGCCGCGATCGCGCAGGCGGCGCAGGAGAACGAGGCCGAGATCTGGGTCATGGCCCCGATGATCGCCACGACGGACGAGGCCGCCCACTTCACCCAGCTGGCGAAGGAAGCCGGGCTCAAGACGGCCGGCGTCATGGTCGAGGTCCCCTCCGCGGCCCTCACGTCCTCGCACATCCTCCAGAACGCCGACTTCGCCTCGCTCGGCACGAACGACCTCACGCAGTACGCGATGGCCGCGGACCGCATGCTCGGCCCGCTCGCCCACCTCAACGACCCGTGGCAGCCGGCCGTGCTGCACCTCATCAAGGCAACGTGCGACGGCGCCGCGGCGGCTTCCGCGGCCACCGGCACCGCCAAGCCCGTGGGCGTCTGCGGCGAGGCCGCGGCCGACCCCGCCCTCGCCGCGGTGCTCGTGGGCCTGGGCGTCACGACCCTGTCGATGTCGCCGCGCGCCCTGACCGCCGTCAACCGGGTCCTGGCCACCATCACCGTCGAGGAGGCCCAGCGGCTCGCCGCCCAGGCCCTCGCCGCCCCGACCGCCGAGGCCGCCCGCGACGCCGTGCGCGGCAGCCTGCCGATCCTGGACGAGCTGGGCCTGTAG
- a CDS encoding PTS fructose transporter subunit IIABC has protein sequence MTELIAPELVVLDASLGSSPADVIRHLAGLVADAGRATEVDGLFADAWAREQKTATGVPGGIAIPHCRSTAVTEPSLAMARLSQKVGFGAKDGDADLVFFIAAPEGADQEHLKLLAKLARSLIKKDFTASLRAAASREEVVALVNEALGLTAAGEPTAAGAAPGESQTPSSSTRRIVAVTACPTGIAHTYMAADSLVAAGKDKGIDVQVETQGSAGSTPLPQSVIDAADAVVFAVDVDVRGKERFAGKAYVQSPVKRGIDEPGVMLDEALAVAADPNGRRIARGAAGAASSASGSETSESVGKKLKRALLTGVSYMIPFVAAGGLLIALGFLLGGYDITKYADTIVLKNNVFSLPTEFGPQAWGPLGAYLGAVLFKIGGLSIGFLVPALAGYIGYALADRPGIAPGFTAGAVAGFMGAGFLGGIVGGLLAGYTAHWLASLPAPRWLRGLMPVAIIPLVASIVASGLMFVVLGGPIAVVTKALNDWLTGMSGAAAVILGVILGLMMCFDLGGPVNKVAYSFAVAGLSAASATNAAPYHIMAAVMAAGMVPPLAMALATVLDHKNFNATEHENGKAAWLLGASFISEGAIPFAAADPLRVIPASMLGGALTGALSMAFNVSSKAPHGGIFVFFAIDNFFLWVVSIAAGVVVTALATIALKRYVGKKAPEAAEPVPVAA, from the coding sequence ATGACCGAACTCATCGCCCCCGAGCTCGTGGTGCTCGATGCGTCGCTGGGCTCTTCCCCCGCCGACGTGATCAGGCACCTGGCCGGACTCGTTGCGGATGCCGGCCGCGCCACAGAGGTGGACGGGCTGTTCGCGGACGCCTGGGCGCGCGAGCAGAAGACCGCCACCGGCGTCCCCGGAGGCATCGCCATCCCCCACTGCCGCTCCACGGCTGTGACCGAGCCGTCGCTGGCGATGGCCCGCCTGTCGCAGAAGGTCGGATTCGGCGCGAAGGACGGCGACGCCGACCTCGTGTTCTTCATCGCCGCCCCGGAAGGCGCGGACCAGGAGCACCTCAAGCTCCTCGCGAAGCTCGCCCGGAGCCTCATCAAGAAGGACTTCACCGCGTCCCTGCGGGCAGCGGCTTCGCGCGAAGAGGTGGTCGCGCTCGTCAACGAGGCCCTCGGACTCACCGCAGCAGGCGAGCCGACAGCGGCGGGCGCCGCACCCGGAGAGAGCCAGACGCCCTCGTCGTCCACGAGGCGCATTGTCGCCGTCACCGCCTGCCCCACCGGCATCGCGCATACCTATATGGCCGCGGACTCCCTCGTCGCCGCTGGGAAGGACAAGGGAATCGACGTCCAGGTCGAGACCCAGGGCTCGGCGGGCTCGACACCGCTCCCGCAGTCCGTCATCGACGCCGCCGACGCCGTGGTCTTCGCCGTGGACGTCGATGTGCGTGGCAAGGAGCGCTTCGCGGGCAAGGCGTACGTGCAGTCGCCGGTCAAGCGCGGCATCGATGAGCCGGGCGTCATGCTCGACGAGGCCCTGGCGGTTGCCGCCGACCCGAACGGCCGGCGGATCGCCCGCGGAGCGGCCGGCGCGGCGTCGTCCGCCTCCGGTTCCGAGACGAGCGAGTCCGTCGGAAAGAAGCTCAAGCGAGCGCTGCTCACGGGTGTGAGCTACATGATCCCGTTCGTCGCCGCGGGCGGCCTCCTGATCGCGCTCGGCTTCCTCCTCGGCGGCTACGACATCACGAAGTACGCGGACACGATCGTCCTCAAGAACAACGTGTTCAGCCTCCCGACCGAGTTCGGACCGCAGGCCTGGGGCCCCCTCGGCGCCTACCTCGGTGCTGTGCTGTTCAAGATCGGCGGCCTGTCGATCGGCTTCCTCGTCCCGGCCCTCGCCGGGTACATCGGCTACGCCCTCGCGGACCGGCCGGGCATCGCCCCGGGCTTCACCGCGGGCGCCGTGGCGGGCTTCATGGGCGCCGGGTTCCTCGGCGGCATCGTGGGCGGCCTCCTCGCCGGCTACACCGCGCACTGGCTCGCGTCCCTCCCAGCACCCCGCTGGCTGCGCGGCCTCATGCCGGTCGCGATCATCCCGCTCGTCGCGTCCATCGTGGCCTCCGGCCTCATGTTCGTGGTGCTCGGCGGTCCCATCGCGGTGGTCACGAAGGCCCTCAATGACTGGCTCACAGGCATGAGCGGTGCCGCCGCCGTGATCCTCGGCGTCATCCTCGGCCTCATGATGTGCTTCGACCTCGGCGGCCCGGTTAACAAGGTCGCGTACTCGTTCGCCGTCGCCGGCCTGAGCGCGGCGAGCGCGACCAACGCTGCGCCGTACCACATCATGGCTGCCGTCATGGCCGCGGGCATGGTCCCGCCGCTCGCCATGGCCCTCGCCACGGTGCTCGACCACAAGAACTTCAACGCCACCGAGCACGAGAACGGCAAGGCGGCGTGGCTCCTGGGGGCCTCGTTCATCTCCGAGGGCGCGATCCCGTTCGCGGCGGCGGACCCGCTGCGGGTCATCCCGGCGTCGATGCTCGGCGGCGCGCTCACCGGAGCGCTGTCGATGGCCTTCAACGTCTCCTCCAAGGCCCCGCACGGCGGCATCTTCGTCTTCTTCGCGATCGACAACTTCTTCCTCTGGGTCGTCTCGATCGCGGCGGGCGTCGTCGTAACCGCTCTGGCAACCATCGCCCTCAAGCGATACGTTGGCAAGAAGGCGCCCGAGGCCGCGGAGCCCGTGCCCGTCGCCGCCTAG